Part of the Flavobacterium alkalisoli genome is shown below.
AGTAACAGAGGAGTCATGTCAAAAGGAATAGGTTCGGGAAAACCTGATGGTGCCGCCGTTACCGTAACTTGGGTAACCGGTGTATTTGTTGAGAATACAGATATAGTTACGGCTCCTTCTCTGCAATCTACACGCGATCTGGCGTCTGCACTTCCATCGCCAACTTCAATTACAAAAGGTATAGGGTCGTATACTTTTCCGCATACATCACTAACTACCACAACGTAGCTGCCTACCGGCAGGTCCATTTCAAGTTCGTTAATAGGCTCTTCTGCTTCCATATCGTAAACATAAAACTCCATTATGTCATCCGGTAGCGGATTAGGATAAGTATCGGGAGCTACCACAATTTCTGCCGTTGCCATTTCAAGCCCCGGAATTGATATTACAACAGAGCCTATATCTGTGCCGCATTCTGCATTTGTAGGTGTCGCTGTAGGTATTACTTCTATTTCTTCTATTTCTATGGTAAATGGTTGAGTGCGTCCGCATGCATCGGTTATAGATCCGGTATAAGTTCCGTATGGGCATTCATAATCGTCATCACCAAAGGCAATTTCCTGTCCGGCATTTGCGGGGTTAATTGTAAAAGGCCCGGGATAGTCAGGATTTGCCACAGCAGGGTCCCACCCGGCAGGATAGGAGTCAAAAGTTATGGTAAACGGAGCCACATATTTGGCGGGATATATAATAAGTTTTTTACCAAAACAGTTGGCATTATCAAAGAGGGCAACCGCTACCATAGTTATATTCACGGTACAGTTTGCCGTATAAGTATTACAGGAGTCTTCTACAGTAATAGTATATTGGTAAGTTTCTCCATAATAAAAAGGTATTACGGCAAACGTTTGTAATGTATTTGGATCATAACCTCCTGTTACGGTAACAGGTGTACTGCCATCGGGTGGATATACGGTAATCGTTATTGTTAGAGGGAATTGGGCAGGATTGCCATCAACTGTCATTAATGAATTTGTAACGGTTAACTGGTCACACGCCGGAAGTTCGTTGTCGGGAAATCCCGGAGCGTTACTTAATACAAGTTCCTGTGTCTGCGAAAAAAGTGTAATAGACTGCGTAACACCAAATCCGCAGGCATCATTTACCCTTACGGTATATGTACCCGGAGAAAGATTAGTAAATGAAGGAGTTGGTTGTGGAGGAAATGTAGCCGGACCTGCAATAATTTCATAGCTAATGGGTGTACCCTGTGTTACGGTAACATTTATAACTCCGTCATTGCATTCGGGGTCTGTTTTAGTAAGGCTATAGGTTATAGTTTGTGTATGGTCTTCTATAATAATTTCTATAGGGTCAGATAATGTTGCGTTTTGTTTTGCAACTACCTGATACGTGCCATCTGTAAGGCCGGTTACGTTAGGATTTGTTGAGTTCCATATTGGGTTAGCTAAATCAGGCTGTTTGTAGACTAAATAATATACATCTATACCAGCCTGTGCATTTTGTGCCTGTAAGTTTATGGTACCGTTACCGGGGCATGTTTCATCGGTTTTAGATGTCATACTAACGGTAAGCTGTGCCGATGCTGCGACGCTAAAAAAAAGCAAAAGAAGGGTTAGTACAAAATTCCGGGAGGGAAGCTGTATTTTCAAAGGTTTTGATTTGATTGATAATTTCATAAATAAAATTAAGTTTTTAAGACTTAATTTCAAGTTTTTTTCCGCTTCTAAGGTAATTAAAATAATTTATATAAAATCTATGTTAAATAATTTGTTTATAAAAGTTATATGTGTAACACTAATTTTAAATTTATGGGTGTGATTAAGACATGATTTGAATGTTGCTAAAAGCTTGTTTGTAAATGTTTTGCATAATGATAATATTTTTGTACCTTTGCGCACCTTTTAGCGGGACAGGTTTCTAAAAGGTTTATAATCATATATGTAAAACGCTTCCGGTAGTTTTGCCACTGCTTAAAGAAACCAGGTAAGGCACGGAATACAAATTTTTAATCAGCAATGTCTGAACAAGTAAAAACACAAGAGGAATTTTTAAAAGAGTTTAACTGGCACAACTTCGAAGAAGGTATTGATCCTGTAGATGAGCAACACCTTAAAGAGTTTGAAGATCTGGTTGAGAAGACTTTCATTTCAACAGACAATGACGAAGTAGTAGAAGGTACTGTAGTTAGAATCACTGACAGAGATGCTATCGTTGACATCAACGCTAAATCTGAAGGTGTTATCTCTTTAAACGAGTTCCGTTACAACCCTAACCTAAAAGTAGGGGACAAAGTAGAGGTATTAATCGACGTTCGTGAAGATAAATCAGGACAGTTAGTATTATCCCACAAAAAAGCACGTACAATTAAAGCTTGGGACAGAGTTATCAACGCTCATGAAACAGGTGAAATCGTTAATGGTTTCGTTAAGTGCAGAACTAAAGGTGGTATGATCGTAGACGTATTCGGTATCGAAGCTTTCTTACCGGGTTCTCAAATCGATGTTAAGCCTATCAGGGATTACGACCAATATGTAAACAAAACTATGGAGTTCAAAGTTGTTAAAATCAACCACGAATTCAAAAACGTAGTAGTTTCACACAAAGCGCTTATCGAAGCGGATATCGAAGTACAGAAGAAAGAAATCATCGGTCAGCTTGAAAAAGGACAAGTACTTGAAGGTGTTGTTAAAAACATTACTTCTTACGGTGTATTCATCGACCTTGGAGGTGTTGATGGTCTTATCCATATTACTGACCTATCTTGGAGCAGAATTAACCACCCAAGTGAAGTTCTTGAACTTGACCAGAAACTTAACGTGGTTATCCTTGATTTTGATGATGAGAAAACAAGAATCCAACTTGGTCTTAAGCAATTAAACGCTCACCCATGGGATGCACTTGATGCTAACCTAGCGGTAGGTGACAAAGTTAAAGGTAAAGTAGTAGTTATTGCTGACTACGGTGCGTTTATCGAAGTTGCTGAAGGTGTTGAAGGTTTAATCCACGTTTCTGAAATGTCTTGGTCTACTCACTTAAGATCTGCTCAGGATTTCGTTAAAGTTGGTGATGAAGTAGAGGCTGTTATCTTAACTCTTGACAGAGAAGATCGCAAAATGTCTCTAGGTATCAAACAACTTTCTCAAGACCCTTGGACTGATATTACTGCAAAATACCCTGTAGGTTCTAAACACACAGGTATCGTTAGAAACTTTACTAACTTTGGTATTTTCGTAGAATTAGAAGAAGGTATTGATGGTTTAATCTACATCTCTGATCTTTCTTGGACTAAGAAAATCAAGCACCCATCTGAGTTTGTAAACGTAGGTGATAAACTTGATGTTGTAGTTCTTGAGCTTGATGTAGAAGGACGTAAACTATCTCTAGGCCACAAACAAACTACTCCTAACCCATGGGATAAATATGAGGAGTCTTTTGCTGTAGGTACTGTTCACACAGGTGAGATAGCTGAGATCGTTGACAAAGGTGCTACTGTAGAGTTTGGTGACGATATCGTTGCTTTCATCCCTACAAGACACCTTGAGAAAGAAGATGGTAAAAAACTTAAAAAAGGTGAGTCTGCAGACTTCAAAGTAATTGAGTTCAACAAAGAATTCAAGAGAGTTGTAGCTTCTCATACTGCTATCTTCAGAGAAGAGGAAGAGAAAAATGTTAAGTCTAACAACGACTCTAACAATAACTCTAACAACAATGCAGAGAAAACTACTCTAGGTGATATCGATGCATTAGCAGAATTAAAAGAAAGAATGGAAAAAGGTGAGAAATAATCACTGATTCCTCTTTAAATATAAAGCCCCAACATTGTTGGGGCTTTTTTTATGTCCTTAGTATTTCAAAACCCTAAGGTTCTAAGTTGTTGAGTTGTTATCCTGAACGTAATGTAATGAAGTGAAAGATTTCTCAACTGCCTGCTGCGACTGAACACTTAATATTACTTAATAACTTCAAACTCCATATTACCGTCTTGTGCCATATCAATTCGCAGGGAGTTATTATACCATAACTTATTAAGGTTTATATGGTTTTGGCCCACATCAAAAAGGCACTTTACCGTGTCGCGGTCGTGTGAGGTCCATTGTATATAAGTAATGGGGTAAGGTTCTTCGGGTGAATGGTTGGCATAAAACTGAATGCGGTACAATCCGTCCATAGTATTTTGGTATACAAAAAAGTTGCGTGGCGAGTCGCGTTGCGGATTATAAATTTCATACTCCACATTATTAACCACATAAAACAACTTAATGCTGTCGGGCACTATACAATCAACATGCGAAGGATTAAGCAAATCTTCACCCTGTTTGTTTTTTAATATAACCGTAAAAGTGTCGGTTATGTTCATACAGCAAATGTCGTTGTCTTCACCTCCGCAGGAAAACAGGCAAAACAAACCTAAAAGCACTATATACTTTTTCATGGCTGTAAACAATGTGTATTCGCTCAAATATAAATACTTTTTGTAAAGGCTGTAAAAGAGGTATAATAAGTTTGTGTTATCATGTAGGGTAAAATAAAACACTATGGTTTTAAGTTATAATGTAAAACTATTAACTTAGCGATAAACGCCTTACTATGAAAAGAATCTTATTTTTATTCCTTTTGTTTAGTGTTGGTTATGGATATGCACAAAACTATCCGAAGTATACAACCAAAAGGGTAAAAGATACCGTATTTAAACAACCTGAAAAAATTGAAGATACTAAAGATGTTAAAGAGGATCCTCCTGCCAGTTTTAAGGAATTATATGATATAGCAACTGATCTTAACCGAAGCGGTAGATATGAAGAAGCTATCGCAGTATATACAGAGGCACTGGCATTGGCTTCACCCAGATGGAAGTATTTAATAATGCAATTTAGGGGACTATGTTACAACAGGATTAAACAATACGATCAGGCTATAAACAATTTTACAGATGCTATAGAAAATTGTGAGTTTCCTCATGATAATGCAAGAGGACAATTATATCTTTCCAGAGCACTGTCTTATGGCCGACGTGATAGGGAAGGCGATATAGAGAGAAAATGTGCTGATTTAAAAAAGGCCCGTGAATATGGAGCTTTAGAAGGAGACTCAGCTTTAGATACGGGTTGTAATTAATAAAAAATGTACCAAACACCTTACTATGAAAAGAATATTACTTGTATTACTTTTGTTTAGTGTCGGATTAGGCTATGCTCAAAACTATCCTAAATATACAACCAAAAGGGTAAAGGATACTGTTTTTAAACAACCGGAAAAGATTGCAGAGACTAAAGAGATTAAAAAAGAACCTCCCGCTGATTTTATGGCCCTTTTTGAAAAGGGAAGAGGTTTTAGTAATAATAATGAACCTGAAGAAGCTTTAAAGGCTTTTACTGAAGCGCTGGCGATAGCGCCGCCAGATTGGAAGTATTTAGTGCTGCATTTAAGAGGACTTTGTTACTGGAAACTAAAGCAATATGATGACGCCATAAAAGACTATACTAATGCTTTAGAAAATACTAATTTTCCTCATGATAATGCAAAGGGAGTAATACATCTTTCCAGGGGAATTTCTTATGGGTCTCGTGGCGGTGAAGGTGATAAGGAGCGAAAATGTGACGATATAAAAAAAGCCCGTGATTATGGGGCGTTAGAAGGTGATAAGGCTTTAGATTGGGACTGTAATTAGATTAAAATGAAATACTTAATTAAAATGTTATTGTTGCTGGTGTGCCTGTTTACATTTAACGGACTTACAGCACAGGAATATGCTAAAGCCAGACATAAAAAAGGTGTGGCTGCAAAGGAAAAGACAGTTAAAAAGGATCCAGAGGTAACTCCGGTAGCCGATACTGCTGCTCCCGCCACTCCTGTAGACGACGATTTTGAAAAACTGATGCGCCTTGGTGCAAAACAGGTAGGTTCCCGCAAGTATACAGATGCCTTGGCTACCTTTAATAAGGCAATGACCTATAACAGGCAAACAGGCCGTGTGCTAACCTGCCGTGGCGAAGCATTCTCGGGTAATAAAGACTATCTAAATGCCATTAAGGATTATACCGAAGCTATTGAGTTGGGTACTACTTATGACGGCGAAGTATATTATTCGCGAGGTATTTGCAGGGCAAGTTTAGAACAACCCGACAGGGAAGGGGCCTGTGCCGATTTTAAAAAGGCAAAAGAAATGGGCTTTACCGTAGAAGGCCGCGATGTAATAGGAATGTATTGCGATTAATAACACATAACACACCTTGCAATGAGCAAAGACAGTATTATTTACCATATTTTAAAACGTTGCCTTCAGTTGTTCGTAATTTTTATGCTTTTCGGGCTATTTGGGCAAAGCTATTTGAATATATTCCCTACAGATGCCGGCGTGGTTAGCTGGTTGGTTCTTATACCTATAATTCTGTTTGCA
Proteins encoded:
- the rpsA gene encoding 30S ribosomal protein S1, coding for MSEQVKTQEEFLKEFNWHNFEEGIDPVDEQHLKEFEDLVEKTFISTDNDEVVEGTVVRITDRDAIVDINAKSEGVISLNEFRYNPNLKVGDKVEVLIDVREDKSGQLVLSHKKARTIKAWDRVINAHETGEIVNGFVKCRTKGGMIVDVFGIEAFLPGSQIDVKPIRDYDQYVNKTMEFKVVKINHEFKNVVVSHKALIEADIEVQKKEIIGQLEKGQVLEGVVKNITSYGVFIDLGGVDGLIHITDLSWSRINHPSEVLELDQKLNVVILDFDDEKTRIQLGLKQLNAHPWDALDANLAVGDKVKGKVVVIADYGAFIEVAEGVEGLIHVSEMSWSTHLRSAQDFVKVGDEVEAVILTLDREDRKMSLGIKQLSQDPWTDITAKYPVGSKHTGIVRNFTNFGIFVELEEGIDGLIYISDLSWTKKIKHPSEFVNVGDKLDVVVLELDVEGRKLSLGHKQTTPNPWDKYEESFAVGTVHTGEIAEIVDKGATVEFGDDIVAFIPTRHLEKEDGKKLKKGESADFKVIEFNKEFKRVVASHTAIFREEEEKNVKSNNDSNNNSNNNAEKTTLGDIDALAELKERMEKGEK
- a CDS encoding tetratricopeptide repeat protein → MKRILFLFLLFSVGYGYAQNYPKYTTKRVKDTVFKQPEKIEDTKDVKEDPPASFKELYDIATDLNRSGRYEEAIAVYTEALALASPRWKYLIMQFRGLCYNRIKQYDQAINNFTDAIENCEFPHDNARGQLYLSRALSYGRRDREGDIERKCADLKKAREYGALEGDSALDTGCN
- a CDS encoding tetratricopeptide repeat protein, whose amino-acid sequence is MKRILLVLLLFSVGLGYAQNYPKYTTKRVKDTVFKQPEKIAETKEIKKEPPADFMALFEKGRGFSNNNEPEEALKAFTEALAIAPPDWKYLVLHLRGLCYWKLKQYDDAIKDYTNALENTNFPHDNAKGVIHLSRGISYGSRGGEGDKERKCDDIKKARDYGALEGDKALDWDCN
- a CDS encoding tetratricopeptide repeat protein — encoded protein: MKYLIKMLLLLVCLFTFNGLTAQEYAKARHKKGVAAKEKTVKKDPEVTPVADTAAPATPVDDDFEKLMRLGAKQVGSRKYTDALATFNKAMTYNRQTGRVLTCRGEAFSGNKDYLNAIKDYTEAIELGTTYDGEVYYSRGICRASLEQPDREGACADFKKAKEMGFTVEGRDVIGMYCD